TCTTCCGAGTATGCTTATACGTGCCGATTCAAGAAGTGTATCTGCTTCTTTCGGCAGAGGGCCAAATCTGTCTTTTAATTCATCCTCTATGTTAGTAATTTGTTTTAATCCCCGTGCAAGAGAAAGCCTGCGGTAAATATCTAATTTTAAATTTTCATCCTTAACATATAGATCAGGCAGGAATGCAGATAAGTGGCTTGATACAGAGCAGGATATTTCAGGCGGTGCCTGTTCAATATTATCAGATTCTGATTTAATTTCTTTGACGGCCTCTTCTATTAGCTTTGTATAAAGTTCAGCTCCTACGGCATCCATGATACCGCTCTGCTCAAGGCCGAAAAAGTTGCCGGCTCCCCGTATCTCAAGATCCCTTCTCGCAATTTGAAATCCTGCACCAAGTTCAGTAAACTCCTCAATTGTCCGCAGCCGTTTAACAGCTTCTTGTGATAGAAGGTGAAAGGGAGGAGTCAGCAGGTATGCATAAGCTCTGTTGCCTGATCTTCCTACCCTGCCTCTGATCTGATAGAGCTGCGAAAGGCCCAGCTGATCCGCTCTGTGTACTATTAAGGTGTTGACACTCGGCATGTCAAGGCCGGATTCAATTATCATTGTTGAGATAAGGCAGTCGTATTTACCATTACCGAAATCGAACATAACTCTTTCAAGATCTCTGCCGTCCATCTGGCCGTGAGCAACAGCAAGACGTACAGACGGAACGAGCCTTTTGACCATATCTGCTACGGCGTGGATAGATTTCACTCTGTTGTGTACAAAGAATACCTGCCCTCCCCTTTCCAGTTCCCGTTCAATTGCTTCGGCAATTACATTTTCTCTGAAAGGCACAACCTCTGTATGAATCGGCAGCCTGTCTCGCGGGGGTGTGTTTATAAGGGACATGTCGCGTATTCCTGCAAGAGAGAACTGAAGAGTACGGGGAATGGGTGTTGCAGACATGGACAAGACATCCACACTTTTTTTGAGGGCTTTTAATTTTTCTTTCTGCCTGACCCCGAAACGCTGCTCTTCGTCAATAATAAGAAGGCCGAGATCTTTAAAAATAATGTCTTTTGAAAAAAGACGGTGCGTACCGATAACAATGTCAATTTCACCTGTTTTAAGCCCGTCAATAATTTTAGACTGCTCCTTTCCGGATCTGAAGCGCGAGAGCATTTCAATTGTTACGGGAAATCCGGACAGCCTCTGTCTGAATGTATTGAAGTGCTGCTGAGCAAGAATTGTGGTCGGAACCAGAACAGCAACCTGTTTGGAATCATTAACAGCTTTAAAGCTTGCACGCAGAGCAACTTCTGTTTTGCCGAATCCCACGTCACCGCAGATAAGACGGTCCATTGGCCTGCTGCTTTCCATGTCTGTTTTAACTTCTTCAATCGCCTTTGCCTGATCGAAAGTTTCTTCATAAACGAAATTTGCTTCCAGGTTTTTTTGCCACGGAGTATCCGGAGAGAAAGCAAATCCGGGCTTGTGATGTCTTTCGGAATATAGAGAGATGAGCTCTTTTGCTATTTTTTTTACAGAGTCTTTAGTTCGTGCTTTCAGCTTTTCCCATGCACCTGTGCCAAGTTTGCTTATCTGTACAGAGGCCCCTTCTCTGCCGGAGTATTTTTGTATCCGCTCCATGGAATCAAGAGGAACGTACAGAATGTCTCCTCCCTGATATTCTATGGACAGGCACTCCTGCTCTGTTCCACCAACGTTAATTTTATCTAATTTAATGTATCGCCCTATACCGTGGTCTATGTGAACCACAAAGTCGCCTCTTTTAAGGGAGGAGAGCTCTCTAATGGGAGACCCTGATGTAAATTCCGCTCTTTTCCTTTTTAATCGTGATCTGCCGAATATATCTCTGCCTGTAATAACTGTCAGGTTTTGCCCTGTTAAATCGAAACCTGAATTCAAAGGGCTGATGCCGATTACGAAATTGTCTGCGGGATCTTCATTCAGATTTAAAAACGCCTGTATGCGGCCTTTCTCTTTTTCATCTCTGCAGCTTATAAAAACAGTTGAATGCTCTGATGCTTCTGCAAGGATTTTGCGGATTAGTTTCGGGGATGTTTCAGGGATTGAAACAGAGCGGGACTTGAAATTTATTACAGGACTGCTGCCTGAAAGAGAAGAAGAGAGAATCTGTGTAAAAGATGATGATGTTTTTTGAACAGTTACAGGATCTTCAAAAACTTCGGAGTTAGTTATGAATATTTTTTCGGCATTTGCCATGACAGTATCTCTGTCTCTGAAAAAGAGAATGGAACCCTCAGGCATCCATGCAGCAAGAGTTGACAGGCTCTCTTCCCAGGTTTGAATAGATGGCAGGAGAGTAAGGGATTCGGCTCTGCGTACAGATCTTTGAGTTGCCGGGTTGAATATTCGTAAGGAATCAATTGTATTTCCGAAAAATTCCGCCCTGTAAGGAACTGATGATGAAAAGGGAAAGATGTCAAGAATCCCGCCTCTCAAACTTATCTCTCCGGGCCGTTCTGTAACAGCTTCTCTTGTGTAGCCGAAATTAAATAGTTTTTTTATAAGGGATTCCATAGAAATGTTTAAACCGGGAGAAAGAGAAGCCATCTTGTCTGCAAAGGCGTCGGGTTCAGGTACTTTTTGGATAAAGCCTGAAGCGTCTGTAACAATAAATGCGGCCTTTCCTGAAGACAGAGAGCTTAGTGCCCTGCTCTGCATCCCCGCTTTTCTTGGGTTGAGTATTAGAGGGGCATCTTTATAATCCTGGCCTCCGGGGAAAAAGAAAGCGTGTTCCAGGCCGGAAACAGAGTTGATTTCGTCTGCAAGGGCTTCGGCCTGATCTTCGTCCGGGAGTACAACGAGAAATGTACGCCCGGCCTCCTCCCTGAGAAGGTAAAGCAAAACAGCTTCAAGAGAGCCCGTAATACCGGATATGTGAATATCCTTATGGGCAAGCGTTTCCTTCAGCAGGTTTCTGAATGGGCCGGATTCGTAAATTCGTGATAGTATTTGAGAAAGAATAGATTTCATAAAAGTAGCCGGTACCCGGTTTTATGTTATGCCTGTGTAAACCGTTACCAGAGTTCGTTTCGGCCTCCGGATAATTTCCGGAAAGGGATCGAAGGGTACCTTGTCCCATTTTTTTATTGAGTACTTTGCAGCGATTTTTGCAAGCTCTGACAGCTCCTGTTTAACATCAGGGCCCTTGATTGTAATTATTCTGCCGTGTGAAGGATTGAGCACAGAAGAGCACCATTTTACAAGTACCGAAGTTTTTGCAACGGATCTTGCCAGAACAGTGGAGAATATATAGTCGGAACCCTTTAGATTCTCAGCCCTCTCCCCTATTACTTCCACAGATTTTAATGCAAGAGATTTAACAGTATTTTCAAGGAACTGGGCCTTCTTTTTCCTTGATTCAACCAGAACAACAGGTGTCTCGGGAAAAAGAACAGCAAGTACAATACCGGGGAATCCTGCGCCTGAACCAAGATCCATTATCATTGTGTCAGAAGAGAAATCCGCATACCTGGCAAAGCCGAGCGAATCAATGAAATGCTGTTCTGCAATTCGGTTTACGTCCTTTTCGGAAACAAGGTTTAAGCGGAGATTAGCTTTCCTGATGAGATCGTTGTACTCGGAAAACAGTTTAAGGGTTTGCGCTGAAGCTTGTATGTTAAGAGCTGCAAGGGCTTTTTCAATGATTTCAATTTGTTTCACGTGGAACATTTACCGCCCTCTTCTGGAAAGCATGACTGCAAGAACAGACACATCAGAAGGAGAGACACCGCTTATTCTTGAGGCCTGGCCGAGAGAAGCGGGCCTTATTTTAATTAGTTTTTCCCTTGCCTCCATGGAGAGAGAAACTATTGATGCATAGTCCATTGAATCAGGAATCTTAACATTTTCCATACGTTCCATTTGAGCTACCTGGTCTTTCTGGCGCTGGAAGTATCCTTCGTATTTAATCTCTATTTCGACCTGCTCTAAGACCTCGTCTGCAAGATCCCCGCACTGTTTTATTAGATCTCCCACTTCCTGAGAGCCTGAAAGGTCTTTAAGCCTAAGCTCCGGACGCTTAAGCAGGCGGAACAGAGACTGCTTCTCTGAAACTTCAGATGTGTTGAGTTTCCTGAGTATGGGGTTTATATCTTCGGGGTCCGGTTTTATCCGTCCGGATTTTTCAAGCAGTTTTTTTATGAGAAGCTCTTTTTTCCTGACCCTATCAATTTCCTCATCAGAAACAAGGCCGTATTTATGCCCGATTTCCGATAATCGTAGATCTGCATTATCCTGACGCAGGAGGAGCCTGTATTCGGCTCTTGAAGTAAAGAGCCTGTAAGGTTCATTTGTTCCCTTGGTTACGAGATCGTCAGTAAGAACGCCTATGTATGCCTGATGCCTTCCGATGATCAGAGGCTCATAGTTGTTTAAAGTTGCAACGGAGTTAATTCCTGCAATAAGGCCTTGGGCTGCAGCTTCTTCGTACCCGGATGTTCCGTTAATCTGGCCTGCAAAATAAAGCCCTTTTACGAGTTTGGTTTCAAGGCTCGGTTTAAGCTGCGTAGGGGGAAAGAAATCGTATTCAATTGCATATCCGAGACGAGTAACCGTACATCGTTCCAGGCCGGGAATTGTTCTGATCGATTTAAGCTGTACTTCTTCAGGCAGGCTGGTGGCAAATCCGTTTACATAGTATTCTATTGAATGAAGCCCCTCAGGTTCCAGAAATATCTGGTGGTGGCCTTTGTCGCTGAACCGGACTATTTTATCCTCTATTGAAGGACAGTACCTCGGGCCTTTTCCGTGAATCTTTCCCGTGTATATGGGAGATCTGTCAAGGCCTGTACGAAGAATGTCGTGAGTATCGGGCTTTGTTCTTGTAAGATAGCAGGAGCGCTGCGGCCTGTCAATGGATTTTGTGCTGAAGGAGAACGGTATGGGAACAGGGTCTCCTTTTTGTTCAACGGTTTTCTCAAAGTCTATTGTTCTTCCGTCAACTCTCGGAGGTGTACCGGTTTTCAATCTTCCTGCTTCAAAACCAAGCTTAATCAGGCTCTCGGTAAGTCCTTTGGCAGGAAACTCCCCTACTCTTCCGGCTGCAAAGCTCTGCATGCCTATATGTATTATCCCGTTTAAAAAGGTACCACATGTAAGAATGATTCTGTGTGCGGAGATTTGTCTTCCTGTTTCGGTTGTTATACCTCCTGCAGAATCTCCTTCCAGCCAGACACCTGTTGCCATTCCCTGAAATATTTCAAGCCCGGGCTGTTTTTCAAGTGCTTCACGCATTCTTACAGAGTAGTCCATTCTGTCTGCCTGGGCACGCGGTGCCCAAACAGCAGGCCCTTTTGATTTGTTCAGCATTCTGAACTGTATTCCGGCATCGTCAATGGCGCGGGCCATTTCTCCGCCGAGAGCGTCTATTTCACGTACAAGATGGCCTTTTGCAGGCCCGCCTATTGCGGGGTTGCAGGACATCTGTGCTATGTTCTGAATTGTCATTGTTATGAGAAGAGTCTTTGCTCCGAGACGCGCACTTGCAAGGCTCGCTTCGCATCCTGCGTGCCCTCCGCCTGCAACAATGACATCGTAATCTCTATGTTCGCGTTTCAATTTGCTGCTCCCTATGTTCCATGTGGAACACTACTTGCCTATGCAGAAATCGGAAAATATTTTGTTAAGAATATCATCCGATGATATCTCCCCTGTTATGCTTCCAAGTGTATCGGCTGCACCCCTCATATCAAGAGCAATAAATTCCTGAGACATGTTATTTAAAAGAGATTCTTCAGCCTTGTTAATATGCATAATTGCCTGCATAACGGCATCTCTGTGTCTTGATCTGGATATTAATATTTCATCGCCTTCAGGCAGTCCTTTTTTAAGAACGTGTCTGGTTATTTTATCGACAAGTTTATTTATATCTTTATTTTTAAGCGCTGAAATGCTGATTATCTCTTTTGTTTTCAGAAGGGGTTTAATTTCTTCGATTGACATTTTTGCAGCAAGATCACTTTTATTCACAATGCAGATAATGTCCTTGTCTGTATCTACAACCCAGTTTATAAGTTTCTTCTCTTCATTTCCGATTCTTTCACTGTTATCTAACACGAGCAGTATGAGGTCTGCTTCTGTTGCTGCATTTTTGGCGCGGCGTACGCCTTCTTTTTCTATGGGATCAGATGTTTCCCTTATGCCTGCTGTGTCTGTGATGCGTACCTGAATCCCTTCTATGTCAAGAATTTCCTCTATTGTGTCTCGCGTTGTACCGGGAGTCTCTGTTACAATAGCCCTCTCCATTTGTGTAAGCCCGTTCAGGATGCTGGATTTCCCTACATTGGGAAGGCCTGTAATAACCATTCTTATGCCTTCTCTGCATATCCTTCCCCTGTTAAAACTGCTGATTAATTTTTCAAGCTGTGATTTAATATTTTTCAGAAGTTTCAGAACATCATTCCGGGATGCAAATTGAATGTCCTCTTCGGTAAAATCGAGTTCGATCTCAATAAGCATGCATGCCTGAAGAAGGTCTTCCCGCATTTTTTTTAATGTTTTTGACAGATGCCCCTTAAGAAGCATTGCTGCAATTCTGCGGGATGCTTCTGTCCGGGCACCGATAAAATCGGCAACTGCTTCTGCCTGGGCAAGGTCCATTTTACCATTTAAAAATGCACGTTTGGTAAATTCTCCCGGCTCCGCAGGCGCTGCACCGTTTTTAATAAGAAGGTCAAGAATTAGCCCTGTTGTATACGGGCTGCCGTGACAGCTGATCTCAACAGTATCCTCTCCTGTGTATGAGCGGGGTGCTCTGAAAATTGCAATAAGTACTTCGTCAATAAACTGCTTGCCATTGTATACACTGGTGTGAACTACGCTGTGGCTCTTAACTGATATCAGCTTCTGTCTGATTCCAACTATTTTTGATGCAATGTGCAGAGATTCGGGCCCGCTGATTCTTATTACGGATATTCCGCCTTCTCCGTGGGGGGTTGCAACAGCTGCTATTGTGTTTCTATTTTCCACATCCGGGCCTGTTGTATTGTCTTTCATTGTTTCTTAGGACGCTTAAAATAACGCAACATCTTGTTATTTAGAAGTTTAGGCTATTGTTTGTACGGCATTTGCCTTTTCTCTTCGCATCCGGTATTAATTTCTATTTTCCTTATTTAAAAGCCCCATCCGTTTTATTAGATGGGGCCGGTGCCTCTTTTTAATTAATAATACAGAAGCTTCAACATGTTTATTCGAAAGAATTAAGTATTATTCTTTCTCGGTTGCTGCTTTCTTTTTACTTATCAGAAGTTCCTGGCCTATGGTAAGCAGGTTGAACATCAGATAGTAGAGGTTCAATCCGGCCGAAAGTTTATAAAATATAAAGGCCATCATAATAGGCATAAAATAAGCCATCATTTTTTGTTTCGGATCCTTGTTTGTAAGCTTCTGTTGAAATATCATTGTAACGCTCATAAGAATGGGGAATACATTTATCCCCGCAATCATATGGTCAGGGGAAGAGAGGTCTGCCACAAGCCCGCCGAGAAATGGAGCCTGTCTAAGCATAATAGTAGTCCTGAAAAGGTTGAAAAGAGCAAACAGAACAGGCATTTGCAAGAGCATCGGCAGACAACCGCCCATCGGGTTAACACCGTGCTTTTTATACAGCTTCATTGTCTCTTCGTTAAGTTTTTGCGAATTATCTTTATGTTTTTCTTTAAGAGCGCTGATCTTCGGCTGCAGCTCCTGCATTGCATGCATTGACTGATAGCTTTTTCTGGTCAAAGGATAAAGCACGATTTTTATAAGTATTGCAAAAATTATAATTGCCCAGCCGAAATCATGGAAAATACCGTTGAGAAACAGGAGTGTATAGTAAAATGCAATACTGAAGGGTCTTATGAGCGTCCAGCCGAAGTTCATCAGTCTTTCAAGGTCTACATGATAGCTTTTGAGGATTTGATAATCCATAGGCCCTATATAGACCTTCATTTTTACAGGTTCATCGCTGTTCTGCATAACAGGAACAGTAATTTCGGCTTTTAGGGAACGCCATTTTTCAATACTGCCGTTCCTTAGTATTTTTATATTTTTACCGTCAAGGGATGCCCCTGTTCCCTTGCTGCTTTCAGGTATGATTGCAACTACGAAGTATTTTGACCGTACTGCAATCCAGTCAGTTGTCCCCTCTCTGAAACCTGTAGGCTTTACTGCTGTTTTTAACAAATCTCCACCCTGATGTGCAAATGCAGCACAGTATCGTAAATCTCTTGCTATACTTGGTTCAGTGGGATTAATTGCAGAATCCCACTCAATAGTAATGTTTTTTGAGTTCTCCTGCACTGGCAATTCATTAAGCCATATTGACAGATCAACACTGTAATCACCATCTTTTACTATAAACTGTCTTACAATTTGGCCCTGTTTGAGGGTTTTTACAAATTCGACTTCCTGAACATGTTTTCCGTTTTCAGTCCATTGTCTGTTCAGGCTTACTGTGAAAATTGCAGAAGATAGATCAAGGCTTCTCTGTACAGGGTTTCCTATTATCATACCGAGATTTGAAACAGAAGAGTCAGGCAAAAGCTGAAGCCAGTTTCCCTGAGTATCGAAATGTTTTTTAAGCTGCCAGCTTTTAACTGTTCCCCCACCCTTGGATGAAAGGACACAGCGAAAGATGTCATTCTCAAGTACAACTTCTTCGGCCAGGCCTGAATCTTCAATTATATTTGATTTTGAAGCGGCTGCATAGGATGAGGATGCTTTAACTGGTTTTGCCTGGGGTTTCTGCCTGTTTTGTTTTGGTTCGGGAGTCCTGGGTTGAGAAGAAGTTTTCTCAACGGATTCCACAGCGGTTTTTGGTGCAGGCTCAGGTACGCCTACAATTTTTTTCATGTATACAGGCCAGAGTAAAAAAATTGCACCTATTAAAATCAATGCTAAAAATGTTTTTTTGTCCATAACAAATCTTCCGTTTTATTTATTAGTTTATGGTACAGGATCGTACCCGCCCGGATTCCATGGATGACATCTGCTGATCCTTTTTACAGAGAGTACAATTCCCTTTGCAGCGCCATATTTTTCAATTGCCTGCAGACTGTATTCAGAACAGGTTGGATAAAATCTGCACGTAGAGGGCAGACCGGGAGATATTATTTTCCGGTAAACCCTGATGAAAAATATTAAAATTCGTCTCACGACCTTTCCCTTTCCACTTTAGCTATCAGGACAAGGTGGAGAAATTCGTCCAGCAGTTTCTGGTATGTTAGTTTATCCTGTTTTCTCCCGACTATGAAGATAATCCAGAAATTTCCTATTGAGTCCCTGTTTTTTCTGTAAATTTCCCTTAAAAGCCGCTTAATTCTGTTTCGTTTTACCGAATTGCCTGCTTTTTTCGATACAGCAAAAGCAACACGCCTCTGTTCCGCAGGTAAGAACCTTAAAGAGAGGGCATGTCCATAAACAACATCTCCGCCGGAAAAAACCAGAGAAAAGGATTTTTTCCCGCGGAGTATCTCATTTTTAGGAAGCTGTTCATTTTTTGGCTGTTGTGAATTCATCGCTTACAGTAAGGCGTTTTCTGCCCTTTGCACGACGGCGTTTAAGAACAAGCCTGCCGTTTTTTGTAGCCATGCGTGAGCGGAAGCCATGCTTGTTTTTTCTTTTCCTGTTACTCGGATTGTAGGTCCGTTTCATTTAATCAATTCCTTTCTATCTGATCTATCTAATTTAGCGGACTTCTACCTACTAAACCTTACTAAATTAATGATTAATTTATAAATGTCAAGCTATTTTCTTGCCCTGAGTGTAAAGATAATACCGCTGGCAATCATAATCAAATTTCCAAGCCATGCTGCAATGATCGGATTTGCTGTTCCCTTATGCCCCATTGTTTCTCCAATTTTAACAAGGCCAAAGTACACAAAGGATACTGCAAGGCTGATACCAAAACCTGCTGCAAGGCTTTTCTGCCGTCTGTTATACACAAGAGGTATGCTGAAGAGCATAATTACAAGATTGCTGGCAGGAAATGAAATTCGAAAATGCAGGTCAGTCAGCCATTGAAATGTCTCTCCTCCCGATTCTCTGACACGTCTGATAAACCCGGCAAGTTCGCTAAAATTCATTTCGTCAGGCTTTAACTGAGCAAGGACAATTTGCCTTGGAGTAAACTTAAAAGGAAATATAAGGGGCTTTTCAATGTTAGTCAGATGTTCTCTATCATCCTGGAAGATTCTCTGAACACCGCTTTTAATTACCCATGCGTTTCCCGCCCTTTCCATAGAAGGAGCATCAAGCCTGGATATGAGTTTATTATCCCTGAATGTTTCTACTGTAACATGTTTTGCAATTTTTTTATTTTTATCATAATACCCTATTGTCACAACTTTGTCAGGAGGCTCCTGAATTTGAATGTTTCTTATTCGATTATAATTCTGCGGATTGTTTCTATCCAGATATTCATTTTTTATTTGAAGCATTTTTCTGTTGGCCGGTATAGCGAGGGTCTCAGCAATAAAAAACGCGGCAATGCTGAGCATCACGCCCATGGACAGCATGGTCTTTATTATTTGAAACATGCTCATGCCAAGTGCTTTAAATGCGATAATTTCATTGTGTTTTGCAAGTGAGCTTAAAGAGAAAACAGTAGCCATTAATGTCGCCATGGGCATAACAAGAATAATAATGTAGGGAATATAATACAGGTAATATTGTATAATTATATTAGTAGAAACACGTTTATCAATAAATTTATCAAGATTCTCTACAAGGTCCAGAACAAGAAAAAGTATAATAATAGCTATAATTAAGAAAAGGTATTGAAATATGAATTTACTTCTTATGTATTTTGGAATTATCCGCATTATTTTTTCTGCCCTTTTTTGAACGGGTTTAATATACTCCATTGTATTATCGGTACTTCTTTTACAGTATGAATCAGCAGATATATTCCTGCTGCCCCGAGAAGAATGTTGGGCGACCACATTGCAACAAACGGACTGACGTAGAGCCTGTCCGCAAGCTGTTCGCCGCCAATAAGCATTGCCCAATGAACCAGAAAAAAGAAGATACTGAATCCTGCGCTAACTGCAAGGCCTCCCTGTCTTCCCATAACACCGAGGGATGCACCGAGAAGAACAAAAACTATACATGCAGTTGCAATTGAGTATTTTTTTTGAATTTCAACCTCATGCTTGCTTATGGATTTGAGAAATCCGTTTATAACAAGATTTTCGGTTTTTACATATCGCGCAGTGTACATGATAGTCCTCAGGCTAACATGTTTCTGCGGAATAAATTCCGGTTTGCCGGTTTTATCATTTTCCGGCCATAGATATTCAGGGAAAATGTTTTTTAGATGATTCTCTACATGCTTTTCAAGGCCTTTTTCCCTCCGTTCCAAACCTGCCCTGTTTCTAATTATGTCTTTTTTCATCATTGCAACGGTCTTTTCCCTGTCTCCCCTGTAACCTCTTTTACTTCTGTTAAGAGACATATTCGGCACTGATATTGATAACACCCATTTCGGAAAGGATATTCGTCTGTAGCTTTCAAGATTTTTTTTGTTCACTATGTGAATTTCACCGTTGAACAGTGTGAATATAATTTTATCCTGTTTTTCGGCAAAAGTTACTTTGCCTGTTTCTGCAATGATTGTCTGATTGGTTTCTCTATTATTATAATTGTTTATAATGACATTTTTTAAAAGCCTGTCCTTACCTTCAATTTTTTTTACAAGTATTGAATATCCGGGAACAGCATCAAAAAAAACATTCGGCTCAAGTGTAAGAGTAGGTTTCTTGCGTGCAATATCAGTGTAGAGCATTCGAACCTTATGATTAAATTCCGGAAGCACAGTATCATTAAACTTGACAAGCAATGCTGATAAAATCACAGACGCAGCAAGAACCGGTGCAACAAGCCTGTACAGATTTACTCCGCTTGATTTCAGCGCTGCAATTTCTTTATCTGCAGAGAGCCTGCCGAAAGCCATTAATGTTGCAATAAGAACAGCCATTGGTACTGCAAGAGCAATAATCCATGCAAGGTTCAGCGAAAAGAATTCCATTAAAATAGTAAATGAAAGCCCTTTGCCGATCAGCTTGCCGAGATCTCTGAATACAATATTGAGAAGGAAGATAAACACTATTGTTGCAACACTGTAGAGAAAAGGAGCTATGTGTTCTTTTAAAATGTAACGGGTAATTATCTTCATTCTTTTATTTTTCCGCTCAAGCTTTGATTTGTACAAATCCATATTCCCTGCTCAGAAAATAAAATAACAATATTTTTGATAAAAAATCAATTTTTTTCACAAAGCATACAATAATTAAAAAAATGCATCGTTTATCTTTATGAACCTCAAACAAGGGAGAAAGATATGAGAAAATATTTTCGATTAACAGCAGCTTTGCTGGCAATTTCAGTAATTGCTGTCCAATGTACAAAAAACCCGGTCTCAGAAACCATGAATGATGATATGATGCAGGATTTTGATCAGGCGGCATCAGTACAGCAGGTTGAGGATTTGAATGCGGAGATAGACACTCTTGAAGAAGAAAGTGTAAGCGATTCAACTGTAAACCCGTACAAACATCTGGCAATTGCGCTTTTAAAACTGGATTATCTTCTTAATAAAACAGAGGGGATAGTTAATAAAGCTGATGTTGATTCTGCAGTAATTTTTTATCATCAGGCAAGAGATGCACAGAAAAATGCTCTGGATGCTGCTAAAATTGACAGCCTTGATCTTGCTTTCGGTTATGTAAAGGAGAGCAGGGAATTTGCAATTGATGCTGTTAAAATGGTGTTAAAGGAGCTCGGCCCTCCTCCCATTCTGGAGCATATCCAGAAGATGAGAGAAGATGCAAGAGCTCTTGTAGATGAGCTTAAGCCGCTTTTGGAAGACAGCCACAACATTATTGCTCACAAATATTTTGCAAAAGGGACTCTTCACATGCATCTTGCAAAGCAGGCAATGGAAAAAAGGGAACTCCGCAGAGCGGCCCTGCATTTAAGAACAGCTATATTCTGGCTGAACAGGGTAAAGGAAATTATAGAATAGAAAGATGGAAAGTTTGTAAAGTTGTAAAGTTTATAAAGTTAAAAGGAAGCACCTCGCCTCCGCCGGAAGCATTCGGAATTCAGTTTTTGATTCAGTGCAGTTCCGACTGTGTAGGGAACGGTCGCGGCCGTTCCCTACGCAAACATCGTCAAGACAGAATAAATCCGTAGGGAATGCATACAGGCACTTATTTTATTATTATAAAAGAATGTCGAACATCAATCGGAGATCTGAGATTTAAGAAGTTTTTCTGACAAACAAATCTGAAATATAAAATCCGTGTTCGGTTATTGTTATCCACGAATTACACGAATTAACACGAATTAAAAATAAATTTAGCAGAAATTTTCAGATGCCGGCAAAAAATCTTTTTGTCTTGTTTTTGTCTTGTTTTATCCTTTATCTTTTTTCCTTGTTTTATAATGTCACCCTTTCAGGGTTAAAAATATTTTA
This genomic window from bacterium contains:
- the mfd gene encoding transcription-repair coupling factor, which produces MKSILSQILSRIYESGPFRNLLKETLAHKDIHISGITGSLEAVLLYLLREEAGRTFLVVLPDEDQAEALADEINSVSGLEHAFFFPGGQDYKDAPLILNPRKAGMQSRALSSLSSGKAAFIVTDASGFIQKVPEPDAFADKMASLSPGLNISMESLIKKLFNFGYTREAVTERPGEISLRGGILDIFPFSSSVPYRAEFFGNTIDSLRIFNPATQRSVRRAESLTLLPSIQTWEESLSTLAAWMPEGSILFFRDRDTVMANAEKIFITNSEVFEDPVTVQKTSSSFTQILSSSLSGSSPVINFKSRSVSIPETSPKLIRKILAEASEHSTVFISCRDEKEKGRIQAFLNLNEDPADNFVIGISPLNSGFDLTGQNLTVITGRDIFGRSRLKRKRAEFTSGSPIRELSSLKRGDFVVHIDHGIGRYIKLDKINVGGTEQECLSIEYQGGDILYVPLDSMERIQKYSGREGASVQISKLGTGAWEKLKARTKDSVKKIAKELISLYSERHHKPGFAFSPDTPWQKNLEANFVYEETFDQAKAIEEVKTDMESSRPMDRLICGDVGFGKTEVALRASFKAVNDSKQVAVLVPTTILAQQHFNTFRQRLSGFPVTIEMLSRFRSGKEQSKIIDGLKTGEIDIVIGTHRLFSKDIIFKDLGLLIIDEEQRFGVRQKEKLKALKKSVDVLSMSATPIPRTLQFSLAGIRDMSLINTPPRDRLPIHTEVVPFRENVIAEAIERELERGGQVFFVHNRVKSIHAVADMVKRLVPSVRLAVAHGQMDGRDLERVMFDFGNGKYDCLISTMIIESGLDMPSVNTLIVHRADQLGLSQLYQIRGRVGRSGNRAYAYLLTPPFHLLSQEAVKRLRTIEEFTELGAGFQIARRDLEIRGAGNFFGLEQSGIMDAVGAELYTKLIEEAVKEIKSESDNIEQAPPEISCSVSSHLSAFLPDLYVKDENLKLDIYRRLSLARGLKQITNIEDELKDRFGPLPKEADTLLESARISILGRERGFKRISIAEAEVRLFLDESWPERFETPELFSMYLRSFTTGSEHNVHFLKGDKFGIKISTGKHNPFDITKKLLQS
- the rsmG gene encoding 16S rRNA (guanine(527)-N(7))-methyltransferase RsmG, whose product is MFHVKQIEIIEKALAALNIQASAQTLKLFSEYNDLIRKANLRLNLVSEKDVNRIAEQHFIDSLGFARYADFSSDTMIMDLGSGAGFPGIVLAVLFPETPVVLVESRKKKAQFLENTVKSLALKSVEVIGERAENLKGSDYIFSTVLARSVAKTSVLVKWCSSVLNPSHGRIITIKGPDVKQELSELAKIAAKYSIKKWDKVPFDPFPEIIRRPKRTLVTVYTGIT
- the mnmG gene encoding tRNA uridine-5-carboxymethylaminomethyl(34) synthesis enzyme MnmG, which codes for MKREHRDYDVIVAGGGHAGCEASLASARLGAKTLLITMTIQNIAQMSCNPAIGGPAKGHLVREIDALGGEMARAIDDAGIQFRMLNKSKGPAVWAPRAQADRMDYSVRMREALEKQPGLEIFQGMATGVWLEGDSAGGITTETGRQISAHRIILTCGTFLNGIIHIGMQSFAAGRVGEFPAKGLTESLIKLGFEAGRLKTGTPPRVDGRTIDFEKTVEQKGDPVPIPFSFSTKSIDRPQRSCYLTRTKPDTHDILRTGLDRSPIYTGKIHGKGPRYCPSIEDKIVRFSDKGHHQIFLEPEGLHSIEYYVNGFATSLPEEVQLKSIRTIPGLERCTVTRLGYAIEYDFFPPTQLKPSLETKLVKGLYFAGQINGTSGYEEAAAQGLIAGINSVATLNNYEPLIIGRHQAYIGVLTDDLVTKGTNEPYRLFTSRAEYRLLLRQDNADLRLSEIGHKYGLVSDEEIDRVRKKELLIKKLLEKSGRIKPDPEDINPILRKLNTSEVSEKQSLFRLLKRPELRLKDLSGSQEVGDLIKQCGDLADEVLEQVEIEIKYEGYFQRQKDQVAQMERMENVKIPDSMDYASIVSLSMEAREKLIKIRPASLGQASRISGVSPSDVSVLAVMLSRRGR